In a single window of the Flavobacterium sp. W4I14 genome:
- a CDS encoding transcriptional regulator with XRE-family HTH domain (product_source=COG1396; cath_funfam=1.10.260.40; cog=COG1396; pfam=PF12844; smart=SM00530; superfamily=47413) — MRARDEKYFEIIGKNVRHFRISRGLSQQALAILCDKIDRSKISDIENAKEDFMMSTLLEICEGLEISLNEIIQDHGDSFYTTMSGNSSDN, encoded by the coding sequence ATGAGAGCGCGTGATGAAAAGTATTTTGAAATTATAGGAAAAAATGTTCGCCATTTCCGAATTTCAAGAGGGCTATCACAACAAGCCCTTGCTATTCTTTGCGACAAGATTGATCGTTCAAAAATTAGCGACATCGAAAACGCTAAAGAAGATTTCATGATGTCAACTTTGCTCGAAATTTGCGAAGGACTGGAAATTAGCCTAAATGAAATAATTCAAGATCATGGAGACAGTTTTTACACAACCATGAGTGGCAATTCTTCCGACAATTAA
- a CDS encoding TonB-linked SusC/RagA family outer membrane protein (product_source=TIGR04056; cath_funfam=2.170.130.10; cog=COG0526; pfam=PF00578,PF00593,PF07715; superfamily=49464,52833,56935; tigrfam=TIGR04056; transmembrane_helix_parts=Inside_1_200,TMhelix_201_223,Outside_224_1281) — protein MKKSIIFIGMAVLCLFFKGYTQSKKQEIDSPYGKIPLKVGEKVPDFLFQHLVNGDRKPLTLSSLKGKALILDFWGTWCSSCIKGFPKMEKYQEKYGKNLQVLLVNDSNVDSVENIALFLEKRIADGEEVHLPVISERTFTQLLFPHKLYPHVVWIGADRRLKAVTNARAVTDENIARLIAGLDLVISVKEFFKMMGLINKYLWRSGISLVAFFLMFFLQVSSSLAQVEGSRPKVNLALLKGNVFAPDLSRVQIFIRAKSSISTSADSLGNFSIPIRKFPDTVTISAFGYFTTTRIIRNLSDADQPVKIRLVPDIKDLGQVEINTGYQKVRPNEINGTVSVVDEKRLNARTGTNILDRIIGQSSGVLLNVGKANGNPQNKTGISVRGLGTINGPLDPLIVLDGFIYDGDIANINPFDIENISILKDASAASIWGARAGNGVIVITSKKGRVNQAATISFTANATLRALPELTKVSQMSSSDYIDVEKLLFGKGFFDNQIGTGYQSLTPVVELLLAERSGKISSKQVNLELEKLKTVDLRREYLDEFNTNALMQQYGVNIRGGSPKHAYTVSGAYDNVKEQNFARSHRYNLRVSDDFKLYEKLSLSTNLYINSSGSHSGAPEYGVLAYANRQPPYVRLQGENGEPLRWAQVYRPSFTDTLGRGRLLDWNYFPTEEYKHAYNTSSRRDIFGSLLLKYQIFDYLSLDVSYQQQSQSSRVSYISDAESFYARNLVNSFSQIIPSTGTLRYNIPRGGTLRTTDEEVSSATGRVQVSFDKLFGVHSLNVIAGTEARQSDTKANANMFYGYQEDPLSFGNVDYTGIFQDFVTGNSMQIGSADALSSLKYRFISMYANVGYTYKGKYTFSGSIRRDGSNIFGANTNNRWKPLWSAGLGWTVSDEGFYHIDWLPVLRITGTFGYSGNVDLTRTALPVGVYGTNAVLGLPFARIRSINNPDLRWEKLSQFNLMLNFASKGQRLSGSLSYFLKKGTDLYGLADYDYTTWGGAPQLTRNVADMKGYGIDAELHSKNISAGSFNWSTDLYYNFNRSETVKYLERNINALASLLGAGASINPIVGKPLYAISAYKWGGLDASGNPQGYLNGKLSTDYAAMLNEANLTGGNLKYFGSASPEHFGSLVNTFRYKSFGVSFNISYRLGYYAMKKTIEYSTLVNSGIGHADFANRWQKPGDELLTTVPAFIYPLNTSRDSFYSVAEPNVIRADNIRLEYVNFSWLVNTIKWKFPFRNLECFLNAANLGLLWKADQSVADPDFQNQILATKAYTLGVRGTF, from the coding sequence ATGAAAAAATCGATAATTTTTATCGGAATGGCTGTGCTATGCCTTTTTTTTAAGGGGTATACGCAAAGCAAAAAACAAGAAATTGATAGTCCTTATGGAAAAATCCCATTGAAGGTGGGGGAAAAGGTTCCAGACTTTCTGTTTCAACATCTGGTGAATGGTGATAGAAAGCCATTGACTTTGTCTTCACTAAAAGGTAAGGCTTTGATCCTGGATTTTTGGGGGACCTGGTGCAGTAGTTGCATCAAGGGTTTTCCAAAGATGGAAAAATATCAGGAGAAGTATGGTAAGAATCTACAGGTGCTGTTGGTCAATGACTCAAATGTTGATTCTGTGGAAAATATCGCTCTGTTTCTGGAAAAGAGGATAGCGGATGGTGAGGAGGTCCACTTGCCGGTAATTTCGGAAAGGACTTTTACGCAGCTCCTTTTTCCCCATAAGCTTTATCCCCATGTGGTTTGGATCGGGGCGGACAGGCGTTTGAAGGCGGTGACCAATGCCAGGGCGGTGACGGATGAAAATATTGCCAGGCTTATCGCCGGTCTGGATCTTGTTATATCGGTTAAGGAATTTTTTAAGATGATGGGATTGATAAACAAATATTTGTGGAGGTCCGGTATTTCTTTGGTTGCTTTTTTTCTGATGTTTTTTCTGCAGGTTTCCAGCTCATTGGCTCAGGTTGAAGGTAGCAGGCCTAAGGTCAATCTCGCTTTGCTTAAGGGGAACGTGTTTGCTCCGGACCTCAGTAGGGTGCAGATTTTTATAAGGGCGAAATCCAGTATCAGTACATCGGCCGATTCGCTGGGGAATTTTTCGATACCGATCAGAAAGTTTCCCGATACGGTTACGATATCGGCCTTTGGGTATTTTACCACGACGCGGATCATCAGAAATCTCTCCGATGCCGATCAGCCCGTAAAAATCAGACTGGTGCCGGACATTAAGGATCTTGGGCAGGTTGAGATCAATACAGGTTATCAAAAGGTGCGGCCAAATGAAATAAACGGTACAGTTTCGGTGGTGGATGAAAAGCGGCTTAATGCACGGACGGGGACGAATATCCTCGATCGGATTATTGGGCAGTCTTCGGGTGTGCTGCTTAATGTGGGCAAAGCAAACGGTAACCCGCAGAATAAGACGGGTATTTCGGTCAGGGGCCTAGGTACAATCAATGGCCCCTTGGATCCGCTGATTGTGCTGGATGGATTTATTTATGATGGAGATATTGCCAATATAAATCCGTTTGATATTGAAAATATATCAATTTTAAAGGATGCCTCTGCTGCTTCCATATGGGGCGCCAGAGCGGGCAATGGCGTGATCGTTATTACTTCCAAGAAAGGCCGTGTTAATCAGGCGGCAACAATCAGTTTCACCGCAAACGCTACTTTGAGGGCGCTACCGGAGCTTACGAAGGTTTCACAGATGAGTTCGTCTGATTATATAGATGTAGAAAAACTGCTTTTCGGTAAAGGTTTCTTTGATAACCAGATAGGGACAGGATATCAGTCGCTGACACCTGTGGTGGAACTTTTGCTAGCCGAACGGTCAGGGAAGATAAGTTCCAAACAGGTTAACCTGGAACTGGAGAAGCTAAAAACAGTTGATTTGAGAAGGGAATACCTTGATGAATTTAATACCAATGCATTGATGCAGCAGTATGGTGTCAATATCAGGGGAGGAAGTCCTAAGCATGCCTATACTGTTTCAGGAGCTTATGATAATGTCAAGGAGCAGAATTTTGCACGGTCACACCGATATAACTTGAGGGTAAGTGACGACTTTAAACTTTATGAAAAGTTGAGTCTTTCTACTAATCTATATATAAACTCTTCCGGTTCACATTCAGGTGCGCCTGAATACGGGGTGCTGGCCTATGCCAACCGCCAGCCTCCTTATGTTAGGCTGCAGGGGGAGAATGGGGAACCGCTGCGCTGGGCACAGGTTTACAGGCCGTCCTTTACGGATACCTTGGGTAGGGGAAGGTTATTGGACTGGAATTACTTTCCTACCGAAGAATATAAGCATGCTTATAACACTTCTTCCAGACGGGATATATTCGGAAGCCTTTTGCTTAAATACCAAATATTCGATTACCTAAGTCTGGATGTGAGTTATCAGCAGCAGAGCCAAAGTTCCAGGGTTTCCTATATTTCTGATGCAGAGAGCTTTTATGCACGGAATCTGGTCAATTCTTTCAGTCAGATCATTCCCTCTACGGGCACGCTGAGATACAATATCCCACGAGGGGGAACGCTCCGGACCACGGACGAGGAGGTCAGTTCGGCAACAGGGAGGGTTCAGGTGAGTTTCGATAAACTCTTTGGTGTTCATTCCCTAAATGTAATTGCCGGAACTGAAGCTAGGCAGAGTGATACCAAAGCTAACGCCAATATGTTTTATGGTTATCAGGAAGATCCGCTGAGCTTTGGGAATGTAGACTATACGGGTATTTTCCAGGATTTTGTTACGGGAAATTCAATGCAGATCGGATCGGCGGATGCGCTATCGAGTTTAAAATATAGGTTCATTAGTATGTACGCTAATGTTGGTTATACCTATAAGGGCAAGTATACATTCTCGGGCAGTATCAGGCGGGATGGCTCGAATATTTTCGGGGCGAATACCAATAACCGTTGGAAACCGTTGTGGTCTGCAGGTTTGGGCTGGACCGTTTCAGATGAGGGTTTTTACCATATTGACTGGCTGCCTGTGCTGCGCATTACTGGGACATTTGGCTACAGTGGCAACGTGGATCTGACCAGAACGGCATTACCTGTTGGTGTTTATGGTACAAATGCAGTTTTAGGGCTTCCATTTGCCAGGATCAGGAGCATTAATAATCCTGATCTGAGGTGGGAGAAACTCTCTCAGTTTAACCTCATGCTGAATTTTGCTTCAAAAGGGCAAAGGTTAAGTGGTTCGCTTTCTTACTTTCTGAAAAAGGGAACCGATCTCTATGGACTTGCTGATTATGATTATACGACCTGGGGCGGTGCTCCTCAACTTACGCGCAATGTTGCTGATATGAAGGGTTATGGAATAGATGCTGAGCTGCATAGTAAGAATATATCAGCAGGCTCTTTCAACTGGAGTACGGATCTTTATTACAATTTCAACAGAAGTGAAACGGTGAAATATCTGGAAAGGAATATAAACGCACTGGCCAGTTTATTGGGCGCGGGTGCGTCGATCAATCCGATAGTGGGTAAACCGCTTTATGCGATTTCTGCCTATAAATGGGGAGGACTTGATGCATCGGGTAATCCGCAGGGATATCTCAATGGTAAGTTGAGCACAGATTACGCGGCGATGCTGAACGAGGCGAATCTGACAGGGGGAAATCTTAAATATTTCGGGTCAGCATCACCGGAACATTTTGGCTCACTGGTCAATACCTTCAGGTATAAGTCTTTTGGCGTTTCCTTTAATATTTCTTATAGGTTGGGTTATTATGCAATGAAAAAGACCATAGAATATTCTACTCTGGTAAATTCCGGGATCGGACATGCTGATTTTGCCAATCGTTGGCAGAAGCCTGGAGATGAACTGCTGACTACCGTCCCGGCATTTATCTATCCGCTTAATACATCCAGGGATTCTTTTTATTCAGTAGCAGAACCCAATGTGATACGGGCAGATAATATCCGACTTGAATATGTGAATTTCAGCTGGCTTGTAAATACGATAAAGTGGAAGTTCCCTTTCCGTAACCTGGAGTGTTTTCTGAATGCTGCCAATCTTGGCCTATTATGGAAGGCTGATCAATCTGTTGCTGATCCGGATTTTCAGAATCAGATTTTGGCTACTAAGGCTTACACACTGGGTGTTAGGGGTACGTTTTAA
- a CDS encoding hypothetical protein (product_source=Hypo-rule applied; ko=KO:K21572; pfam=PF07980,PF14322; superfamily=48452), whose product MKKIYVLLSIAVMTIMTFAGCKKYLDVKSDAKLVVPGTIADLQGILDDATLMNLARTPSYGENSCDDFFLPKVNYDAISEKMQDIYRWKKSPYRFANDWSTAYLPIYNANLCLDLLGGIVRTSQNGRDWDNVKGSALFFRSYYFYFLTVNFGAAYDGTGSPTDLGIVLRLVSDFNVRSVRSSVKDCLDRVIADTKESLSLLPETPLNQLRPSRAAAFALLSRVYLYMNDYEHAAIYADECLKIKGGLMDYNGDPDIIGLDQNIPFRKFNKETIFYTEMYSGFGLLNTTRAKIDTALYASYSANDLRKRAFFRSNGVYQQFKGSYSSSATGFFSGFATDELYLTRAEGRAVTGNIGGAIDDLNLLLRSRWKNTVAYVPAAASNIADALSRIRAERRKELLMRNIRWSDIKRLNKIGAGIILRRSVNGAVSELLPNASFYALPLPEDIIEETGIPQN is encoded by the coding sequence ATGAAAAAAATATATGTTTTGTTATCTATAGCCGTGATGACTATAATGACATTTGCTGGTTGCAAGAAATATTTGGATGTCAAGTCTGATGCGAAGCTGGTGGTTCCTGGCACCATTGCTGACCTCCAAGGGATACTCGATGATGCAACCCTCATGAATCTGGCCAGGACACCATCTTATGGGGAAAATTCCTGTGATGATTTCTTTTTGCCAAAAGTAAATTACGATGCAATTTCGGAAAAGATGCAGGATATCTATAGATGGAAAAAAAGTCCATACCGTTTTGCCAATGACTGGTCGACAGCTTATCTGCCGATATATAATGCCAATCTTTGTCTGGATCTCTTAGGTGGTATTGTGCGGACTTCACAAAATGGCAGAGACTGGGACAATGTGAAAGGCTCGGCACTGTTTTTCAGAAGTTATTATTTCTATTTTCTTACAGTAAATTTTGGGGCTGCCTATGATGGGACAGGTTCTCCAACTGATCTAGGTATTGTGCTTAGGCTCGTTTCTGATTTTAATGTAAGATCGGTTCGGTCCAGCGTTAAGGACTGCCTGGATAGGGTTATCGCTGATACAAAAGAATCTCTTTCTCTATTACCTGAGACGCCTTTGAATCAGTTGCGACCGTCCAGGGCAGCAGCTTTTGCACTTCTTTCAAGAGTTTATCTTTATATGAATGACTATGAGCATGCGGCGATATATGCTGATGAGTGCCTGAAAATAAAAGGAGGGTTAATGGATTATAATGGGGATCCGGATATTATTGGCTTGGATCAGAATATCCCTTTTAGAAAGTTCAACAAGGAAACGATATTTTATACTGAAATGTATTCAGGTTTTGGATTGCTGAATACAACCAGGGCTAAGATCGATACTGCACTATATGCCTCGTATTCCGCTAATGATCTCCGTAAGCGAGCATTTTTCCGCTCCAACGGCGTTTATCAACAGTTCAAGGGAAGCTACAGTTCCAGCGCAACGGGTTTTTTCAGTGGTTTTGCCACTGATGAACTTTACCTCACCCGGGCGGAAGGCAGAGCCGTTACAGGAAACATAGGTGGGGCGATAGATGATCTTAACTTGCTGTTAAGATCAAGGTGGAAGAATACTGTTGCCTATGTTCCTGCTGCTGCATCTAATATTGCAGATGCACTTAGCAGAATCCGCGCTGAGCGGCGGAAAGAGCTCTTGATGAGGAATATCAGGTGGTCTGATATCAAACGGCTGAACAAAATAGGAGCCGGGATAATATTGAGGAGGTCTGTCAATGGAGCGGTATCTGAGCTTTTACCGAATGCGTCTTTTTATGCGCTTCCCCTGCCGGAAGATATTATAGAGGAAACAGGTATTCCACAGAATTGA
- a CDS encoding hypothetical protein (product_source=Hypo-rule applied; cleavage_site_network=SignalP-noTM; transmembrane_helix_parts=Inside_1_6,TMhelix_7_29,Outside_30_125), whose translation MKNLKKISSGFLALVFGIALVITQSAFTNPTSAKTGKRIPVTVYYHGPDFSQANVTTESNWNTTPNTGGCDSEPEVACSVTIDSDYLSGSTLKTEADLQALESTSSRYYISGSDDPAADYVNKTF comes from the coding sequence ATGAAAAATTTAAAAAAAATCTCGTCAGGCTTTTTAGCCTTAGTTTTCGGAATTGCATTGGTGATTACCCAATCTGCATTCACAAACCCTACCTCTGCCAAAACCGGTAAACGCATCCCTGTAACGGTCTATTACCATGGTCCGGATTTCAGTCAGGCCAACGTGACCACTGAAAGCAACTGGAACACAACCCCGAATACCGGCGGATGTGACAGCGAACCCGAAGTTGCCTGTTCTGTAACCATTGATTCTGACTACCTATCAGGCAGTACTTTGAAAACAGAAGCCGACTTACAGGCCCTTGAGTCAACTTCAAGCCGATACTATATTTCCGGATCCGACGACCCAGCAGCTGATTATGTAAATAAAACCTTTTAA
- a CDS encoding hypothetical protein (product_source=Hypo-rule applied; transmembrane_helix_parts=Inside_1_4,TMhelix_5_23,Outside_24_42,TMhelix_43_65,Inside_66_71,TMhelix_72_94,Outside_95_113,TMhelix_114_134,Inside_135_142), translated as MKERIIKFASSLLIILWIYTGGSKLLDFISFEHQLTLQNFSPLVTGVLKYTIPIMEVFTAVLLCIKITLRIALVLSLIIIGSFTVYTLLVLTGFYPKIPCSCGGIIKTLSWRNHLIFNLFFFALNITAISLSIIKERRPRQV; from the coding sequence ATGAAAGAACGTATTATAAAATTTGCTTCAAGCCTGCTTATAATCCTCTGGATCTATACTGGAGGCTCCAAATTATTGGACTTCATTTCATTTGAACACCAACTCACACTGCAAAATTTTTCACCGCTTGTAACTGGTGTTTTAAAGTATACAATCCCCATCATGGAGGTTTTTACGGCGGTTTTGCTTTGTATCAAAATAACCTTGAGGATTGCTTTAGTTCTATCCCTGATAATAATAGGCAGTTTTACGGTTTATACCCTATTGGTCCTTACAGGATTTTATCCAAAAATACCCTGCAGTTGTGGGGGCATAATCAAGACTTTAAGTTGGAGAAACCATTTGATCTTCAACCTATTCTTCTTTGCCCTCAATATAACTGCGATTAGTTTATCGATAATTAAAGAAAGGAGGCCTCGGCAGGTATAA
- a CDS encoding hypothetical protein (product_source=Hypo-rule applied; superfamily=51182) yields the protein MDYESFYAKLNGYHPLTSPLRAYLKVVLREICLTDNKPIETSHWKDYPLIFISKGTLKTKLESKVEPGRSLLLFHFEGTMLPQFLERNQEDFQLKTATIGGATLMAIPSGHLHNLYKLFPEFHKVIEGITVNNFTELFHLAFDIKNVKSDDRLATLLKLHPNIFQLAPSIDIADSIGMHAHTLSTLKNKYFNNK from the coding sequence ATGGATTACGAATCATTTTACGCAAAACTTAATGGATACCATCCATTAACCAGCCCATTACGGGCTTATTTAAAAGTTGTTTTAAGGGAGATCTGTTTAACGGACAATAAGCCTATTGAAACATCACATTGGAAGGATTACCCGCTGATATTCATCAGTAAAGGGACATTAAAAACAAAACTGGAAAGTAAGGTTGAACCAGGAAGATCCCTACTGCTTTTCCATTTTGAAGGCACGATGCTGCCACAGTTCCTCGAAAGGAACCAGGAAGACTTTCAGTTAAAGACAGCGACCATCGGTGGAGCTACATTGATGGCAATCCCCTCGGGCCACCTCCACAACCTTTACAAACTGTTCCCAGAATTCCACAAAGTGATCGAAGGAATCACCGTAAATAATTTCACAGAACTTTTTCACCTGGCATTCGACATCAAAAATGTAAAATCAGATGACCGCTTGGCTACATTGTTAAAACTCCATCCAAATATATTTCAGTTGGCCCCATCGATAGATATAGCCGATTCAATTGGCATGCATGCCCATACACTCAGTACACTGAAGAATAAATACTTCAACAATAAATAG
- a CDS encoding hypothetical protein (product_source=Hypo-rule applied; superfamily=46894,69075) has protein sequence MDFQLDYFRQIIYLINNNLDLDDDELMMHTGIKEETQRIIKKIDTHQPDDISTFIDFIRFQLGALTRTAKEIEDIVSFKEDLSDDQEKLLEIMLNGIETVIWHIHTYFLDQFDCNSVLTKKTISDHVKQLDIKIEEYLLLFKESSIDQELIEILIDALYLRLADPPRFLHLAFSNQLLHYLNQHVKKHVQKETLINNLISWKFNHPSFFEYYIHNISGKLRDSVTISEHYRELVFLKKQISQIPSENIISYNPLLPQINRSLLQVIESELDFMKQLDFLNSELMNSGILDAKYKVSLSVKQLAYLIFLAVEVGIITERKAKRVHEYIISHVSTTETERISEKSFSNGYYVPSPVDIGIVSDKLAQMLAKAQGQY, from the coding sequence ATGGATTTTCAACTGGATTATTTTAGACAGATTATCTATCTCATAAACAACAACCTTGATCTGGATGATGACGAGTTAATGATGCACACAGGCATAAAGGAAGAAACCCAAAGAATAATTAAAAAGATAGATACCCATCAACCGGATGACATTTCTACCTTCATCGATTTTATCCGCTTTCAGCTTGGGGCCTTAACAAGGACGGCAAAGGAAATAGAAGACATTGTTTCATTCAAGGAAGACCTGTCAGACGATCAGGAAAAGCTACTAGAAATAATGCTAAATGGAATAGAGACCGTCATTTGGCACATACACACTTATTTCCTCGACCAGTTTGATTGCAACTCCGTTTTAACCAAAAAGACAATTTCAGACCATGTGAAACAACTTGATATAAAAATTGAAGAATATCTTTTACTGTTTAAAGAATCCAGTATAGACCAGGAACTCATCGAAATATTGATAGATGCACTATATTTAAGGCTGGCAGATCCCCCACGCTTTCTGCATTTAGCATTCAGCAACCAGCTACTTCATTATCTTAACCAGCATGTAAAAAAGCATGTTCAAAAGGAAACACTGATAAATAACCTAATTTCCTGGAAATTTAACCATCCCAGTTTCTTTGAATATTACATACATAATATAAGCGGAAAACTTAGGGATTCTGTTACCATTTCAGAACATTATAGGGAACTTGTCTTTCTGAAAAAGCAGATCTCTCAGATACCAAGTGAAAACATTATTTCCTATAATCCTCTTCTACCGCAAATAAACCGTTCACTGCTCCAGGTGATCGAATCTGAACTGGACTTTATGAAACAACTTGATTTCCTTAACTCAGAACTGATGAATTCAGGGATACTTGACGCTAAATATAAAGTCTCACTTTCGGTAAAACAATTGGCCTACCTTATATTTCTTGCGGTAGAAGTGGGTATCATAACCGAGCGCAAGGCTAAAAGGGTACATGAATACATTATTTCGCATGTCAGTACAACTGAAACGGAAAGAATTTCAGAGAAAAGTTTCAGTAACGGCTATTACGTTCCAAGTCCTGTTGACATCGGTATTGTTAGCGATAAACTCGCACAGATGCTTGCGAAAGCTCAAGGCCAATACTAA
- a CDS encoding DNA-directed RNA polymerase specialized sigma subunit (product_source=COG1191; cog=COG1191; pfam=PF12728; superfamily=46955): MEKLNAILDVLLKIYELMQLIYNKSYGQLKLPEDQMLTRLEVMEYLGISESTYKRKVRKGILKPSKLPGGDRFYKSELKEEFLESKRRGRV, translated from the coding sequence ATGGAAAAACTAAACGCAATCCTGGACGTTTTGCTCAAAATTTATGAACTTATGCAACTGATATACAATAAGTCTTATGGCCAATTAAAACTGCCAGAGGATCAGATGCTGACCCGGCTTGAGGTGATGGAGTATCTTGGGATAAGTGAAAGCACTTATAAGAGAAAGGTAAGAAAGGGGATCTTGAAGCCAAGTAAGCTACCAGGTGGGGACAGGTTTTATAAGAGTGAGCTGAAAGAGGAGTTTTTAGAAAGTAAGAGAAGGGGGCGGGTATAA